ACATAGACGTCGCTCCCTTTTTAGCAattcaatttgtttcttttgATGTCCTACACTTTTCTTTCTCCCTGCAAGATTCAAAAATTGGAATGTTCAATCCATTTTATGATCATGGAGAtgagaaacaaagaagaaaaacgGACACAATAATAACTTATGGAATAAGGTGATGTGCACCAACGAGTTTGCATTCCTTAGCCGTGAGGTTTCGGATTCGAAACCCTTAGGAATAGAAAGAATAATGTTAGGAGAGTTTATTCTCATAAGGGATTCGATCCGATCCGAATAGGATTAGTTGTAGATTATAAAACAGATGCAGATGTCTGTTTGtgatttaattaaaaaaaaaaaaagtgatgtgTGACATAGTCACTTGTTATTAAGGTTTGTAAGattgggtgaattttatttttcttctttggtaATTTAATATTGAAGTAGATTATTTAATTATGTACTGTTTAGTGCTACACAATTTTACCTACGTCAGTCCCCACATCCACCATCTTGGAATAGTTGTATATTTCTATGCATATGCGTTATGGACGTCCTTTTACTCATGAGAGAAATTAAATATGCAAGTAGCCAGTCAAATCAACACAAAACAAGGAGCATGGAGAAAATAAGAGTCTTGTCAGTTTCTTCATTCAATGTGCTGCCTTGACATTTGCCtcatctttctttcttccataaTTTTCACATTTACCACTAGGATACTGGTATACACTAAATTGCATGTCACCTTGCTAGTCTAAAAATAGCAACAGTGTGTATTTCATACTAGTGCAAAAATCAGGTACTAAAACATTGACTTGACTTGGAAAGGTTGCAAAGAGAaatttttttgacaacttgAAGAGGAGAAATTGGGATGTAGACTCCATTTCGGATTTTGGCAATTAAAGGGCATTAGTGATTGGAACTATCTACATCATACATCAGACACTTAACTTCATTAAAATGACATTTTGATTTTGCGCTTGTGGGTAGAAAATTCAATGAATTTTGTGGAATTTCTTGGCCAATTCAATGTATCGAATCTCAGGCAAAAACAAAAAGGTCATAGCCTATAGGTTTCACTGCACATTTTTGAAAGCTAAGTCACAAAAATAGGACTAACCGGCACAGATTTTCTTGGTTTGACTTCTGAGTATCCTAATGGTGACATTACCGGTATTGGCAGCCTCGGCAATTGCATTCTTGATATCCTAACAGTAGCATTGCTAGTACTCCTCCTCCGTCCCATCCATAATTTGAGAAGCCAACTTTTTAAGGGATCATGTAATTATTATATTCTAATAAGTTAGATTTGGGTGATTTTATAATATTATTGTCCtcagattcaaattttgaaagTAAGAGAAAGGTGTTGGTTCGTGGAAAaagttaaattttttaaatgataaatatttttaaaaaattaacttTTAGAAAGTGAAATCTTATTTTAATACATTCAGAAAGTAAATATATGACTGCGTTAACAATGAAAtggaacggagggagtaatatATACTTGTAGACAAATAAATGCATAATTATAGTAGTAAAGAAAAAATTGActaatttcttgttttgttgTCAACTTGTGCATGGAATTGATGATGATTGGGGCAGGTTGTTCGGGAATTACAGCACTCGAGAAACGGCGTTTCGGTGACAACGGAGGATGGTTGCGTTTACGAAGCCAATTACGTGATTTTGTCCGTTAGCATTGGTGTCCTCCAAAGCAACCTTATTTCCTTCAGACCCCCCTTACCCGTACGTCTCATCTTTCTTCATTAAGATCTTAATCCGTCAGTTTCTATTCAATTATTGGTCCCCTTAAgaagttaaaaaatatatatatatgtatatataccctagaaatttcttcttttttttttcttggattaAAATATACTTCTGCATAATAAATGATCATGCAATGATTCTTGACACCTAGAAACTTGCCAATGCAAGTAAAACAAATTTTTGATTGCATAAATCAATTGCAGAGGACACTATTGACCAAAAGGGACTTGTGAGATCTTGACCATTCAATGGCGTTCACATTAACTCCTGCAAATGTGGTCATGGCCAGTAGGAGTTATGGGTCCATTTTTATAGGTTCTGGACAACCGAAGTTGCTCACCTGCACAGTATTCACACGTAGAGATTGACTaggttctttctttcttttgctatttgcCTTGGACAATCATGTGTTGTGGGATTCTGTCTGCATATAATAAATGTCTCTAGGTTGAAGAGGAGGTCATTATTGATGGACAGTTTAGCTACCTTTATTAAATGTAGTTCCCCCTTGCTATACTGAAATAAATCTGCAGGACTCTTTCTTCTAAGATATCAAAAGCTGTATACTTGTCTCTTCTTCCATCTATCCATCTATTTATGTGTCTGGCCCTTGTGCAAAACCAGGGGTTGCATCTGCACAATCCACAGTATTGAGATAGGCTGTGGTTCAATATTCTAGTAGTAGTTAGTGCTTAATTGGTCTGTGGAATAGGTCATAGATGTTCAGGGttcatatgtatatatatatatattaaacaTGGCAGGCAACATTAAAGAAATTTGCTCTTTCTTTAAAGTAAGccaacaagaaaaaagaaaaaagcaacaTGAATGATGAGTAATGGGGTATGGGGATTTTAGTTTCTTTTGCACTACTTTAAGGAGTATTGGTTGAACACTTTTTCTACTCAATTGTCAATGTGGGCATCATCTCCATAGGCACCACCACCCTCAAATGCcttcaaatttcatagaaaaagcTGAAAGTGAATGGCAGAGTTGATGGGGCTGTAAAATCATGCTTGCTTGGAAGAGCTCATGTATTAATAATCTGTGAAAGTGACTATATGTGACTTAATatacttggaaaaaaaaaattaagagtttAGGCTGAAATAATTGATATGAAATAATAATTGTCCAAATTGCAATGTGCCTTGGACAATTCCATAAAAATGTACCTACTTTCATAATTCAAATACAGATGCAATTTGTTTTTGTGGTCCCTTATATGTGAAAAATGTTATGAGCTTTCTCAATCATGGAGTCCCTGAATTGAATACTGATacagtttttcaaaataatgcaaCAGAGATGGAAAACAGAAGCCATTAGCAATTGTGATGTTATGGTGTATACAAAGATCTTTTTGAAGTTTCCCTATAAGTTTTGGCCTTGTGGGCCtgaaaaggagtttttcatttATGCCCACGAGCGCAGAGGCTACTATACATTCTGGCAGGTTGGTACaattacatttttctttttagtataATACATACAGAAAATGATGTATACATAATATAGAATGTATACTATGGTATTATTTTCTAACTTCTAGCAAATGAATCAATTTTGATTGCATTGTATGCATATATGGACAAAGGCCATTCCGTTCCATTTTGGGTTTTTGCTGGATTATGTCATGTTTTTATTATAAGCAATGCTTTCATGACGTCAAAGAATatgatccttttcttttctttttttttggttgcctaTATATAGGAAGTTTCTATTTTCAATGTGACTTGAGAGCCATCTATGTTATTATTAAATATTATTTTTGGAGAGCTAACTGAAAATTATACTCTGTACAGACCTAACTAGTTCAACAAGATGAATCATTTCCCTTCaactatttttttgttttaactttTCACCAGGGGAGGGGCGGGATTTTAAGAAGCGGGACGAACGGTTTGAACTCAGGACTAaaacattttcttcttttcctttggaaGAATAAGATACAAACAAATGGCTTCTTTTAAGTTTCAGTTTCTTTTGCAGCTTACATCTTGCTTGTTTTGAATAGCAGTTTGGCCAATAattcaaatgtttttttttttttttgataataataattcaaatgTTAAAATAAGCTAATCCAGCAATGCCAGTTCTTAGAAGAATTCTGCCCCTCACAACACCCTCCTAATCTAGTGTTTTGTGTACGTGTTTTTTGGACAATAGTGTGGAAGATTGCTCTcacataatttccaaataaaataaGATTGTCCAGTTTGGCAGGCTTTGTTTTTATATGACAAGATGGGACAATTACGGGAACTAATTGGGGACTATTTTCAGCTAACTACATCTGTCATGTATCTCTAGAGATTGTGATCATATTGATTAAATTTTTGCTTTTGTCTTTTCATTGATATGAGAAAACATCCAATCCTGCACAGATGGCTTTTTTTCCATGCTATAGATTTTCTGTCACTAGGCAGTCAATTTAATCTGAGCAACTATATGACCATTTTAACCTCTTAGAGTTTCCTGTCCTGCTACATTGAATAGGTCATGCTACATCATCTttgttttttgctttttttttttatttcgttATTTTTCCCTTGGCTTTTTtagtagttgattttttttttaaattttattaaaaggCTAATTAGAGGAAGTTGAGGGTTTACTTGTAATATTCTTGCCATTTCATTCTTCACATGAAGTGCAGATTCAATATTCTGCTATAGATTCTCTAGTGTGCTGTCTTTTACCTTGTGATAGTCTAGTCAAGATCCTCGGATAGTTAATATACATATCTGTCATGTTCTGGGCTGTGTGCTAATGACGTTTTTGTCCTCGTGCCAATTACTTTTTTGCCCTTGAAAAACTGTCAGCAATCTGTCACAACTCTTTATAGAAACTATACTTAGTTTGATCATACTCCCAATACTTGCACAGAGCAGCAGCACATATATTTTTGTTTCTGATATCTGGCTGTCTAGCTGCACCAGGAAAACATATACTTACATCAGTTATTGGAATTATAAATTCGAGACTTCTCGAGTAACATTGGAATTATAGCTAGTATGGAGATTGCACTAGTACTGCAGGGTTCTTTTGGGATGATTTGTGTGCTTAAGATCAATCAATGTTTGGAGATGCAATGTGATTCTGGAACACTTTCAGTAATGTTAGTACTAATCTGGTCATAGCAGATGCAGAGATTACCCCAGTGCAGGCTTATTCTGCAATGATTCATTTACCTTAGAGCAGTTAAATGTGGTTGCTGCAGGACTTTGTGTGTTAATCATGTAACTTGTATTCTAAAACACCACTCACCAAACTGAACCAAGCTGGTTGTTGTTGATCTGTTTTAATTTGATCAGCACATGGAGAACGCATACCCCGGGTCAAATGTACTGGTGGTGACATTAACAAATGGGGAGTCAAAACGCGTTGAAGCTCAACCGGATGAAGAAACCTTGAGAGAAGCCATGGAAGTTCTGAGGAACATGTTTGGACCAGAAATACCAGATGCTCTCGACATTCTTGTACCACGTTGGTGGAACAATCGGTTCCAGCGCGGCAGCTATAGTAACTATCCAATCTATGTTAATCACCAACATGTTGATGACATTAAGGTCTACATTGTACCTATTACAATCTTGCAGGGCTGATTAAATTAAGTTTTGGTTGCCTTAGATTTTCTATCAAATTAGTAatgttttctagtttttttgGCCTGCAGGCACCAGTTGGAAGGGTGTTTTTCACAGGAGAGCACACAAGTGAAAAGTTCAGCGGTTACGTGCACGGAGCTTACCTTTCAGGTAACTGATGCATATAACTCAGTATCCTCGGTTGGATTAATCTCAGCTCTAGAAGTTCATATCACCATGATTTTTGGGCAGGCATAGACACAAGTAAAGCTCTATTGGAAGAAATGAGGAAGGACAAGGGAAGAAAGAATGAAAATCAAGCTTTTCTCCTGGAGCCCTTGCTTGCTCTGACAGAATCTTTAGCGCAACCAGACGCAGTATCAAATCTCCACAAATATGATATACCTAGAAAACTCTTTCTTAGTAGTAGTAAGCTAGGCCTTCCGGAGGCCATTGTGTGATTTAAGTGGACAGTTGGATACACACTTCTTGACAGAGATAACAATTCATTATTAGGAAGGACATTCGCCTGACAGATTTGAGGGAAGAATATAATCCAATTCATGGATGTTCTGCAACACGAAGAAAGGATGAAGAGCAAGAAATCATGTAAATGATTAGTGAATTTCATCTCCTGAATAGGTAACAATGTAACTGGAGGCTCCGGGAGGATCACTTTGATTGGAATCTGTTTGGTTATGCATTAGATTATTCAATATAGCATGTATTGGAGGGGTCACTGACGAGATTTAAGTGTAACTAAGATGATGTTGATTCATGAATGACAATCTTTTTTAATTCTAAACGGGCGTTCAAGCATATTTTTGCTCCTGTTAGAGATAAGGCTAATTTTAACTTTTTAGAGACTAGGCTGAAGTAGACAGACAAGTGCCATGTAGAACTAAATTTTAAAAGCCCCAGTGACCGAGGGTAAGTGCAAAAAATACAAGGCACAAGGAAAGCTTTAATTCACTGCAGTACAGACGAAATAAGATAGCAAATCAGTATGCATAATTTCCAGACAAAGTTTCCTGCAAGATTTACACATTAGGGAAGTTTAATCATTATCGTTAGTATATAAAAAGTATGAATGTTGGTTTTAGGGAGTGCAAGTGTAAGCACTTTTTTATCTTAATTTTTGTTATCCCTAAATTACCTTCATGtcttttaattagaattattgcattttaatatggcactaattaaaagaaataaaacactccAATTGATTACATTTTAATAGTATTGGTAACTAGAATttaaaatttctcattaaaaacGATTTACCTACTCTTGAACTCCATTTCCAATTATTATacgtttcaaaatttattaattgaagCATGAAAAATTTCTCATGAGTCATTAGTTgagattgtaaaaaaaaaaatcaatttcaaaaaataaatattctCTAGAAAATGGAGAAACATACAAGAACAAGAAAACCCTTATTTATCTGTATATCTTCATACAAATATCGCGAGTAAATTTTACAATTATGTGCTTTTTACCAATATCAAGAA
This portion of the Coffea arabica cultivar ET-39 chromosome 2e, Coffea Arabica ET-39 HiFi, whole genome shotgun sequence genome encodes:
- the LOC113732286 gene encoding polyamine oxidase 1-like isoform X1; this encodes MDNNKNPRSSVIIVGAGISGISAAKVLAENGVDDMLILEASDRIGGRIRKEEFGEVTVELGAGWIAGVGGKQSNPVWELAKQSNLRTCFSDYSYARYNIYDRSGKIFPSGIAADSYKKAVDSAIQRLSQEANHDASTAHDVSVLAETPSTPKTPIELAIDFILHDFEMAEVEPISTYVDFGDREFLVADQRGYEHLLYKMAETFLTTKEDKILDSRLKLNKVVRELQHSRNGVSVTTEDGCVYEANYVILSVSIGVLQSNLISFRPPLPRWKTEAISNCDVMVYTKIFLKFPYKFWPCGPEKEFFIYAHERRGYYTFWQHMENAYPGSNVLVVTLTNGESKRVEAQPDEETLREAMEVLRNMFGPEIPDALDILVPRWWNNRFQRGSYSNYPIYVNHQHVDDIKAPVGRVFFTGEHTSEKFSGYVHGAYLSGIDTSKALLEEMRKDKGRKNENQAFLLEPLLALTESLAQPDAVSNLHKYDIPRKLFLSSSKLGLPEAIV
- the LOC113732286 gene encoding polyamine oxidase 1-like isoform X2; amino-acid sequence: MDNNKNPRSSVIIVGAGISGISAAKVLAENGVDDMLILEASDRIGGRIRKEEFGEVTVELGAGWIAGVGGKQSNPVWELAKQSNLRTCFSDYSYARYNIYDRSGKIFPSGIAADSYKKAVDSAIQRLSQEANHDASTAHDVSVLAETPSTPKTPIELAIDFILHDFEMAEVEPISTYVDFGDREFLVADQRGYEHLLYKMAETFLTTKEDKILDSRLKLNKRWKTEAISNCDVMVYTKIFLKFPYKFWPCGPEKEFFIYAHERRGYYTFWQHMENAYPGSNVLVVTLTNGESKRVEAQPDEETLREAMEVLRNMFGPEIPDALDILVPRWWNNRFQRGSYSNYPIYVNHQHVDDIKAPVGRVFFTGEHTSEKFSGYVHGAYLSGIDTSKALLEEMRKDKGRKNENQAFLLEPLLALTESLAQPDAVSNLHKYDIPRKLFLSSSKLGLPEAIV